A stretch of the Acidimicrobiales bacterium genome encodes the following:
- a CDS encoding SCP2 sterol-binding domain-containing protein — MRYLSPEWFAAASEALVDDPGLAGATAGLRLTLQQTVTDVPDGDGVVRWCLVVEDGVRLVPGPLDDADLRFTTNYAVAAAIATGDLGAPTAFIRGDLTVGGDLTLLTTHQRALAAVHDVLAEVRKDTVF; from the coding sequence GTGCGCTACCTCAGCCCCGAGTGGTTCGCCGCCGCGAGCGAGGCGCTCGTCGACGACCCCGGGCTGGCCGGGGCGACGGCGGGCCTGCGGCTCACGCTGCAGCAGACCGTCACCGACGTGCCCGACGGCGACGGGGTCGTGCGCTGGTGCCTCGTCGTCGAGGACGGGGTGCGACTCGTGCCGGGGCCGCTGGACGACGCCGACCTGCGCTTCACCACCAACTACGCGGTCGCCGCCGCCATCGCCACCGGCGACCTCGGCGCCCCCACGGCCTTCATCCGGGGCGACCTGACGGTGGGCGGCGACCTGACCCTCCTCACCACCCACCAGCGGGCGCTCGCCGCGGTGCACGACGTGCTGGCCGAGGTGCGCAAGGACACGGTGTTCTGA
- a CDS encoding DNA-formamidopyrimidine glycosylase family protein has protein sequence MPEVQAHAERLTEDFGGDALTRFLPLTFTALKTFSPAPEAAYGEPLESVGRRGKYLLLNFAPATFIVHLMQGGRLLVDQKQAAKPRNGQARWLFADGRALLLTEAGTERRAGVWVVGGDAADRLAQPPLDRLGPEALDLDVPTLQELLTEHSMRLHGWLRDQRIVAGMGRRLANEVCHRAKISPFASTGKLDHDAVARLHAAIGECIAESLAYERTRSDMSSSKDRPGSVHHREGEACPVCGDTIRAVEYRSYTVNYCPTCQTGGKVLADNTTSRFLK, from the coding sequence ATGCCCGAGGTGCAGGCCCACGCCGAGCGGCTCACCGAGGACTTCGGCGGCGACGCCCTCACCCGGTTCCTGCCGCTGACGTTCACCGCCCTGAAGACCTTCAGCCCCGCCCCCGAGGCCGCCTACGGGGAGCCGCTGGAGTCGGTGGGCCGACGGGGCAAGTACCTGCTGCTGAACTTCGCCCCGGCGACCTTCATCGTCCACCTCATGCAGGGCGGGCGGCTGCTGGTCGACCAGAAGCAGGCGGCCAAGCCCCGCAACGGGCAGGCCCGCTGGCTCTTCGCCGACGGGCGGGCGCTGCTGCTCACCGAGGCCGGCACCGAGCGCCGGGCGGGCGTGTGGGTGGTCGGCGGCGACGCCGCGGACCGCCTGGCGCAGCCCCCGCTCGACCGCCTGGGCCCCGAGGCGCTCGACCTCGACGTCCCGACGCTGCAGGAGCTGCTGACCGAGCACAGCATGCGGCTCCACGGCTGGCTGCGCGACCAGCGCATCGTCGCCGGCATGGGGCGGCGGCTGGCCAACGAGGTGTGCCACCGGGCGAAGATCTCGCCGTTCGCGTCCACCGGGAAGCTCGACCACGACGCCGTCGCCCGGCTGCACGCCGCCATCGGCGAGTGCATCGCCGAGTCGCTGGCCTACGAGCGGACCCGCTCCGACATGTCGTCGTCGAAGGACCGGCCCGGCAGCGTCCACCACCGCGAGGGCGAGGCGTGCCCGGTGTGCGGCGACACGATCCGGGCCGTCGAGTACCGCTCCTACACGGTCAACTACTGCCCCACCTGCCAGACCGGTGGGAAGGTGCTGGCCGACAACACGACCAGCCGCTTCCTCAAGTAG